Proteins from one Globicephala melas chromosome 21, mGloMel1.2, whole genome shotgun sequence genomic window:
- the CHRNA6 gene encoding neuronal acetylcholine receptor subunit alpha-6 isoform X2 — protein MLPREGQGFLHFGLCLWWYVFTLCFRGCAGCASEERLFHKLFAHYNQFIRPVENVSDPVTVHFEVAITQLADVMWNDYKLRWDPVEYDGIETLRVPAEKIWKPDIVLYNNAVGNFQVKGKTKALLKYDGMITWTPPAIFKSSCPMDITFFPFDHQNCSLKFGSWTYDKAEIDLLIIGSKVDMDEFWENSEWEIVDASGYKHDIKYNCCEEIYTDITYSFYIRRLPMFYTINLIIPCLFVSFLTVLVFYLPSDCGEKVTLCISVLLSLTVFLLVITETIPSTSLVIPLVGKYLLFTMIFITLSIVVTVFVLNTHYRTPTTHTMPMWVKAVFLRLLPQILMMRRPLDKRKGTRYDKNPEGFSGRPAKVKFDCRREPKLLKECCHCRKSREIATSKRRLSHQPLQRTTENLEPSPEVEDVIDSVQFIAENMKNQNETKEVEDDWKYVAMVVDRVFLWVFIIICVFGTAGLFLQPLLGNTGHS, from the exons ATGCTGCCCCGCGAGGGACAGGGATTCCTTCACTTTGGGCTGTGTCTCTGGTGGTATGTATTCACACTTTGCTTCAGAG GATGTGCAGGCTGTGCGTCTGAGGAGAGGCTCTTTCACAAACTGTTTGCTCATTATAACCAGTTCATCAGGCCCGTGGAAAACGTTTCTGACCCAGTCACTGTGCATTTTGAAGTGGCCATCACACAGCTGGCCGACGTG ATGTGGAATGATTATAAATTGCGCTGGGACCCAGTGGAATACGATGGCATTGAGACTCTTCGCGTTCCTGCGGAGAAGATCTGGAAGCCTGACATTGTTCTCTACAACAA TGCTGTCGGCAACTTCCAAGTCAAAGGCAAGACAAAAGCTCTTCTTAAATATGATGGCATGATAACCTGGACTCCACCAGCTATTTTTAAGAGCTCCTGTCCTATGGATATCACTTTTTTCCCTTTCGATCATCAAAACTGTTCCCTGAAATTTGGTTCCTGGACCTATGACAAAGCTGAAATTGATCTTCTAATCATTGGCTCTAAAGTGGACATGGATGAATTTTGGGAAAACAGTGAATGGGAAATTGTCGATGCTTCTGGCTACAAGCATGACATAAAATACAACTGTTGTGAAGAGATATACACAGACATAACCTATTCTTTTTACATTAGAAGATTGCCGATGTTTTACACCATTAATCTGATCATCCCCTGtctctttgtttcatttctaACTGTGTTGGTTTTCTACCTTCCTTCTGACTGTGGTGAAAAAGTGACGCTTTGCATTTCAGTTCTGCTTTCCCTGACAGTGTTTTTGCTGGTGATCACAGAAACCATCCCATCTACGTCTCTCGTGATCCCCTTGGTGGGCAAGTACCTGCTGTTCACCATGATCTTCATCACCTTGTCCATCGTGGTGACGGTGTTTGTGTTGAACACCCACTACCGCACCCCGACCACACATACCATGCCCATGTGGGTGAAGGCAGTCTTCCTCCGGCTCTTACCCCAGATCCTGATGATGAGGAGGCCTCTGGACAAGAGGAAGGGGACAAGATATGACAAAAACCCCGAAGGCTTCTCTGGCAGGCCAGCCAAAGTCAAGTTCGATTGTCGCAGAGAGCCCAAACTTCTTAAAGAATGCTGCCACTGTCGTAAGTCCAGGGAGATCGCCACCAGCAAGAGACGGTTAAGTCATCAGCCTTTACAACGGACGACTGAAAATTTGGAGCCCTCACCTGAAGTCGAAGATGTAATTGATAGTGTTCAATTCATAGCAGAAAACATGAagaaccaaaatgaaacaaaggag GTAGAGGACGACTGGAAATACGTGGCCATGGTAGTGGACAGGGTGTTCCTGTGGGTGTTTATAATCATCTGCGTGTTTGGAACTGCAGGGCTGTTTCTCCAGCCACTCCTGGGGAACACAGGACATTCGTAA
- the CHRNA6 gene encoding neuronal acetylcholine receptor subunit alpha-6 isoform X1, producing MLPREGQGFLHFGLCLWWYVFTLCFRGCAGCASEERLFHKLFAHYNQFIRPVENVSDPVTVHFEVAITQLADVDEVNQIMETNLWLRHMWNDYKLRWDPVEYDGIETLRVPAEKIWKPDIVLYNNAVGNFQVKGKTKALLKYDGMITWTPPAIFKSSCPMDITFFPFDHQNCSLKFGSWTYDKAEIDLLIIGSKVDMDEFWENSEWEIVDASGYKHDIKYNCCEEIYTDITYSFYIRRLPMFYTINLIIPCLFVSFLTVLVFYLPSDCGEKVTLCISVLLSLTVFLLVITETIPSTSLVIPLVGKYLLFTMIFITLSIVVTVFVLNTHYRTPTTHTMPMWVKAVFLRLLPQILMMRRPLDKRKGTRYDKNPEGFSGRPAKVKFDCRREPKLLKECCHCRKSREIATSKRRLSHQPLQRTTENLEPSPEVEDVIDSVQFIAENMKNQNETKEVEDDWKYVAMVVDRVFLWVFIIICVFGTAGLFLQPLLGNTGHS from the exons ATGCTGCCCCGCGAGGGACAGGGATTCCTTCACTTTGGGCTGTGTCTCTGGTGGTATGTATTCACACTTTGCTTCAGAG GATGTGCAGGCTGTGCGTCTGAGGAGAGGCTCTTTCACAAACTGTTTGCTCATTATAACCAGTTCATCAGGCCCGTGGAAAACGTTTCTGACCCAGTCACTGTGCATTTTGAAGTGGCCATCACACAGCTGGCCGACGTG GATGAAGTAAACCAGATCATGGAAACCAATCTGTGGCTACGTCAC ATGTGGAATGATTATAAATTGCGCTGGGACCCAGTGGAATACGATGGCATTGAGACTCTTCGCGTTCCTGCGGAGAAGATCTGGAAGCCTGACATTGTTCTCTACAACAA TGCTGTCGGCAACTTCCAAGTCAAAGGCAAGACAAAAGCTCTTCTTAAATATGATGGCATGATAACCTGGACTCCACCAGCTATTTTTAAGAGCTCCTGTCCTATGGATATCACTTTTTTCCCTTTCGATCATCAAAACTGTTCCCTGAAATTTGGTTCCTGGACCTATGACAAAGCTGAAATTGATCTTCTAATCATTGGCTCTAAAGTGGACATGGATGAATTTTGGGAAAACAGTGAATGGGAAATTGTCGATGCTTCTGGCTACAAGCATGACATAAAATACAACTGTTGTGAAGAGATATACACAGACATAACCTATTCTTTTTACATTAGAAGATTGCCGATGTTTTACACCATTAATCTGATCATCCCCTGtctctttgtttcatttctaACTGTGTTGGTTTTCTACCTTCCTTCTGACTGTGGTGAAAAAGTGACGCTTTGCATTTCAGTTCTGCTTTCCCTGACAGTGTTTTTGCTGGTGATCACAGAAACCATCCCATCTACGTCTCTCGTGATCCCCTTGGTGGGCAAGTACCTGCTGTTCACCATGATCTTCATCACCTTGTCCATCGTGGTGACGGTGTTTGTGTTGAACACCCACTACCGCACCCCGACCACACATACCATGCCCATGTGGGTGAAGGCAGTCTTCCTCCGGCTCTTACCCCAGATCCTGATGATGAGGAGGCCTCTGGACAAGAGGAAGGGGACAAGATATGACAAAAACCCCGAAGGCTTCTCTGGCAGGCCAGCCAAAGTCAAGTTCGATTGTCGCAGAGAGCCCAAACTTCTTAAAGAATGCTGCCACTGTCGTAAGTCCAGGGAGATCGCCACCAGCAAGAGACGGTTAAGTCATCAGCCTTTACAACGGACGACTGAAAATTTGGAGCCCTCACCTGAAGTCGAAGATGTAATTGATAGTGTTCAATTCATAGCAGAAAACATGAagaaccaaaatgaaacaaaggag GTAGAGGACGACTGGAAATACGTGGCCATGGTAGTGGACAGGGTGTTCCTGTGGGTGTTTATAATCATCTGCGTGTTTGGAACTGCAGGGCTGTTTCTCCAGCCACTCCTGGGGAACACAGGACATTCGTAA